Proteins co-encoded in one Apis mellifera strain DH4 linkage group LG15, Amel_HAv3.1, whole genome shotgun sequence genomic window:
- the LOC408520 gene encoding upstream activation factor subunit spp27: MADISNEELRKEITAILKDADLTTMSAKKVRLQIEGKLDIDLTERKKEVDNLVMECLQEKQDGAKKKKKTASEESEDGEEEEEEGSEEEEEEEEKKPAKRSPAKKQINKRKKGSSDDEESASDDDASDEEYNPKKPKATPKKNKPGKKGKKKGSDSDSDEDWGKVKKAQGGGAKKGGGGKAKGGYTRAITLSPELAAVVGAEQMARHEVVKKIWSIIKERNLYDPKNKQYALCDDELLKVIGVKRFRTFGMMKYLKNHFVD; this comes from the exons ATGGCTGatatttcgaacgaagaaCTTCGTAAAGAAATCACCG cTATCCTTAAGGATGCAGATCTTACTACTATGTCAGCTAAGAAAGTAAGGCTACAAATTGAAGGAAAACTTGATATAGACCTTACTGAAAG GAAAAAGGAAGTAGACAATTTAGTCATGGAGTGTTTACAAGAAAAACAAGATGgagcaaagaaaaagaagaagactgCTAGTGAAGAATCTGAAGATggtgaagaagaggaagaagaaggatcagaagaagaagaagaggaagaagaaaaaaagccaGCCAAAAGGAGTCCCgcaaagaaacaaattaataaacgtaAGAAAGGATCTTCTGATGATGAAGAAAGTGCAAGTGATGATGATGCTAGTGACGAAGAATATAATCCAAAGAAACCAAAGGCAACAcctaaaaaaa ataagcctggcaagaaaggaaaaaagaaaggtagTGACAGCGACAGTGATGAAGATTGGGGTAAAGTTAAGAAAGCTCAAGGTGGAGGAGCAAAGAAAGGTGGTGGAGGTAAAGCTAAAGGTGGATATACTCGTGCTATCACATTATCTCCGGAACTTGCTGCTGTTGTTGGTGCTGAACAAATGGCTCGACATGAAGTTGTGAAAAAGATTTGGAGTATCATTAAAGAAAGGAATCTTTAT gatCCTAAAAATAAGCAATACGCACTTTGCGatgatgaattattgaaagtaATTGGAGTAAAACGTTTTAGAACTTTTGGTATGATGAAGTACCTCAAAAATCACTTTGTAGATTAA
- the LOC410601 gene encoding cilia- and flagella-associated protein 206: protein MENLRKEIIEKIIIMCLEQNVNTTEDFVSFLITLFHLNPIYKMDEKNENLIKDIVEKICDEKKISLTILKIQLYFAKHYHARDEVVKRYRLRLHQKSGPLVAEICKTEKITNRQEFEKLYQKILTVITILSGLGNPTVAAVIHEVSIALKSIFQPLELEHYVKLSKREKEEQLMELMCIVAGIRLFNRDCQRGGEGIDDLPAILQKAVKRSREIIMEFLEHLMTKIYKFTAIVEKICFVKELPINIFSKKNIEWATEMLTVCRQQEIYIRKLLSDIDRSEKEIQNYLERLEKRFFKLHDTVRYKTAISSTEVYPQFIDLADIWMGLQDEVIIISGINNFFWELQTLTTKNYVNTYNETLMLDMLSDNKVLTDAERLEQTMGELIEECGPCTIYYPNTTVDFENINLEFLGFCAWMFIRKGVLIPGNPNNGVVKWKGKYYVFCSIDAAKEFGKDPDRYIYDGLNFIRDNFEYVYLFQVYDDVRALQTEEVMEEGPELKMCNHRMVQTDLHILPSFIDKNYSSNIWELRNKALHLATISRYKTRSTQTHKSNFRYGVYIQAAPPRDKEVQTRRDNYTNTKKLLTYIFGLRGRHDDNQHVVSFLETELKHL, encoded by the exons ATGGAAAACTTGCGaaaggaaataatagaaaaaataataattatgtgcTTGGAACAAAACGTAAATACAACTGaggattttgtttcttttctg ATTActttattccatttaaatcctatatataaaatggatgagaaaaatgagaatcttattaaagatatagttgaaaaaatatgtgatgaaaaaaaaataagtttaacaatattgaaaattcaattatattttgcaaaacaCTATCATGCCAGAg ATGAAGTCGTTAAACGATACAGATTACGATTGCATCAAAAAAGTGGACCATTGGTTGCGGAAATTTGTAAAactgaaaaaattacaaatagacaggaatttgaaaaattgtatcaaaagATATTGACGGTTATCACTATTTTAAGCGGTCTTGGAAATCCTACTGTAGCCGCAGTAATTCA cgAAGTTTCAATAGcattgaaaagtatttttcaaCCTTTGGAATTGGAACACTATGTAAAATTGTCTAAACGTGAGAAGGAAGAACAGTTAATGGAATTAATGTGCATAGTCGCTGGAATACGATTGTTTAACAGAGATTGCCAACGCGGAGGAGAAGGGATTGACGATT tGCCTGCCATTTTGCAAAAAGCTGTAAAAAGAAGTCGTGAAATTATCATGGAATTTTTAGAACATTTAATgacgaaaatatacaaattcactgcaattgtagaaaaaatatgctttgtaaaagaattaccgattaatattttttcaaaaaagaatatagagTGGGCAACTGAAATGTTAACAGTGTGCCGCCAACAAGAGATTTATATCAG AAAACTGTTAAGCGACATAGATCGTAGCGAAAAGGAGATTCAAAATTATCTAGAACGTCTTGAGAAACGCTTCTTTAAACTTCATGACACTGTGAGGTATAAAACTGCGATCTCCAGTACTGAAGTATAC CCACAATTCATCGATTTAGCCGATATATGGATGGGACTTCAGGATGAAGTGATTATAATAAGTGGTATTAACAACTTTTTTTGGGAACTTCAAACTTTGACTACAaag aattatgtgAACACATACAATGAAACACTAATGCTGGATATGCTGTCCGATAATAAAGTACTTACAGATGCTGAAAGATTAGAGCAAACGATGGGTGAATTAAtag aggaGTGTGGCCCGTGCACTATTTATTATCCTAACACTACTGTGGATTTCGAGAACATAAATTTAGAG TTTCTAGGATTTTGCGCATGGATGTTCATTAGAAAAGGAGTATTAATCCCGGGAAATCCGAATAATGGTGTTGTTaaatggaaaggaaaatattatgtattttgttCGATCGATGCAGCGAAAGAATTTGGAAAAGATCCCGATAG ATACATTTACGACGGTCTTAATTTTATACGCGATAATTTTGAGTatgtatatttgtttcaaGTATACGATGATGTACGAGCTTTACAAACTGAAGAAGT GATGGAAGAAGGTCCTGAGTTAAAAATGTGTAACCATCGAATGGTTCAAACAGATTTGCATATACTTCCATCGTTCATCGATAAGaattattcttcgaatatctgggaattaagaaataaagcgTTACATTTA GCGACAATAAGTCGATATAAAACACGCAGCACTCAAACGCATAAGTCCAACTTCAGATACGGTGTTTATATACAAGCAGCTCCGCCTCGAGACAAAGAAGTTCAAACAAGAAGAGATAATTACACGAATACAAAGAAACTCTTAACTTATATCTTTGGTCTACGGGGGAGGCACGATGATAATCAACATGTAGTATCTTTCTTGGAAACCGAACTGAAacacttataa